The region AAACAATTATGGGGCacgaataaaaatatctaACATAGAATCTAcgataaaaacaaaagaaaattcTAACAATTCAGATATAGTAAGAAGCTTATTTGATGCAAATAAATTTAGAATTCAAAAAGTGAGCGAAGCTAATATAgctagtaataataataacagtaacaataataaagataacGGGGTGAAGAAAAATTTGACGAGTATTCTGCCCCTTGATAAAATGGTAGAAGAATGTGATATTAACAATTTAATGTCTACAAATCATTTCAAAGATTTATATAGCCatcataataaatatattgataaaaattatcaaacAGAATCTAATAACgtagtttttttaaatgctTATAACgagagaaaaaatattattcaaatGGATCAGAATACActttcaaataaaatagatgTATCACATTTATCGAAGGAAAATATTTCGTTAAATAAAGGttatgataattatatgaataatagaAACACTCCTTATACTAACGAAATAAATTTGTctggaaaatatattgaaaatacattttcgtctgaaattaataaaaatatagtgaACCCCAAACAGGACATTGTTAAAGAATCTTATATGACAAACAATATTAGTattgataatttttctaaatttattgaaaatccccaaaatgaaaacaacaaaataataaatgataatgaatTTTGTATACAAAATAGAACTAATATGAATGACATTCCATTTAATGGCGATCATAAttctaataaattttaCGACGAAAATCAAAacattaataattttaataacactaaaaattcaaaacCTACAAATGTTTATACTGAGgaagatgaaaataacatacaaaataatttgtttgaagtttatgattataaaaaaaataaaaaaataatttattataatgtaaaaaatcACTATAATCCATATAATGAAGTAAAGAAAAAGGAAACAAAcaatcaaaatatatatgataataaaatatatgaaaatgatatatatgattatttattacatcaatatgaaacaaattataaaaatataatggaGAAAAAATTTTCTACTTCTAATAAAAGTTTTGCAAATGGACAAAATGAATTCATTTTAAATGGAGcaagtttaaaaaaaaaattttcaagaatatttaaaaatttaggTATCAGTAGTactgaaaataaaaaaatggatacGTTTTCACAATTTAATGAGCAAAATACTAATGAAAGTATAAATTACaatgattataaaaatataatcaaaGATGAAAAGAATAACCCATATACAAATCCTTCAAATTCGAATATTAATAGCGATTTCAACGATCGTAATATGTCTGATATTACTCCACTTTGTGAAGAAAATCGTGATATTTACTTTCGAAGTGGCAATAGTTTTGATTTATCCAATGATACTTCTATGGATATATTTAAGAATacaaaagaaatatatacgGAAAAACCAATATTACTCttgaattatattaaagAGGATGCTGTTTACTCTCGAGATtttaaaagtaaaatagaaaaaaagaaaaataatgatgaagatattctaaaaatgaataagggaattaaaaaaaaattaaaaaaaatgaaatatgaTAACACTGTTGTTATTAGTAATATAGGCAGAAAAATAGGATCAACCACTTTTTCTAGCCAAATAATTTCTGATACTCCTACTATACTCAATGATGAAACATATTTTACCgtagataataataaagaaaaaaattgtatatattcttatatCGTATCTAACGAAAATCAAATCaattatgtttatttagattatgataaattatcaaaaaaagaagatacACCAATCAGAAACGATAACACTAGCAATATTAGCAGCAATGAAACGTTAGATAaagaaattttaattaataataaaactgatataacaaaaaaagacaacaaccataatataaacaagTTACTCACATTTTCATTCTACTTTTCAAACATAATAATGATTCATATCGATAGTCAAAATTGCTTAGAAATCTTTTATTTGCTATCAGATTATtatgatattattaaaaatattcaaaatgatataaagtatagggaaaaaaaaaaacaaaatattttagaagaaaaaaaaaaaaaaaaaggtaaagcaaataataataatcgAAATAGCAATGATGAagaaagaaatattaaacTACCAAATAATCATGATCGAACAAGGGGACCCAAATATTCGAAATTAGATTCTTATGCTGATAAATCTTTTTTAGATGCTTCATCGATATCCCTTTTAGAGACAGAATTAAAGGAAAAATTTGATGAAAACAATagtgataataatagtaaagAAGACAGTATCATATTTGATAGcgatgaagaaaataaacaaaatgaagGTTTGCAAGTTCcacattttttcttcattttaaGAGAtgtaaatgaaaatgaacttttaaattttaaagacGAAAATGAAAACGGTTCACTTTCTATACatcaaaataaagataaaataaatcgTTCGAATAGTGAAAACCCATACAATTTTACTGAGAAAAGTGAATCAATCAATGATAATTATTCTAAAAATTACTTtaactttttaataaacaaaataaaaaataataatatcaaaaaaaaagtgaaatatttgataaaatttttaggaaaaaaaagtctttttcttttcccGTCCTTGTGTAAGAATAACAATAATGATAGAACCGAGATAACTACACAATATATGTccgaattaaaaaatttaaaaaaagaattatatatacaaggAAGAAGTATAGATAATATGCATAAGCATGATGGAAAATacatgtataaatatttaaatatgctAATTTATACAACAAAcaataacattttttatagtcctaatcatataaaaaaaaaaatcgaacgctttgaaaataaaatattatacaataTTCTAAcagataattttttacttcatattcgaaataaaatagaaaacAAACTACCTATGAAaccaaatttatttttagcattaattaatcaaataaaaatagaattTCTTGTAACATTTGATAAATTTTCTATAGGAAATACAGAAATCAAAAATAGGTATAGAACTCAATTGTGTAATAATATCGATATTATCATATTAAAAGCTTATAAGGAAAATATAGCATATAGCTGTTTTAccttttataatttaatagaTAATAAGATTAgtgaattaaatatttatgaaaatataaataaaaaaaattatcaaaattttgatCATTTACGTAAAGATATTAACAAGTTAAATAAACAAGGCATAGATAatcttatatataatgaaattcttagtataaaaaaagaagaaatgtttacacattttattaatacataCTATGATGGTAATATTTCACCCTCAAGAGAAGAAGACGATGAAAAATCAGATTATGAATCATCTCCTTTTCCAAGATTGCAAAAggataatttaaaaaaaaaaaacacatatataaattatcaaTCTGATGATACTATCGATTCAGtagaatataataaaaaaattaccaaaaaaaaaagtagtATGGGTACTAAACCtttacataaaaatgaaaatatgacaactattttgaaaaaagaaaaaaccAAACCAAGTCTAAAATTagatgaaaaatatgattataGCGATTGTTCTACTAATTCTTATGGAAATAGTGTAATAAACAAAAGTAGAAATTtggaaagaaaaaaaagtaattcATATAATCATTCGATACTAGAAAAAAGACGTTCTAATATTAGCAGAAgtatttcaaataaaacaaataataagcataaaaatttaaacgAAAAAAGTAAAGATACAAATACCTTGCGTAAAGGTAACGGATCGAGctcaaataatttttcaataaataaaaatatgtccATTAATTTAGATATGTTAGTGAAAAGGTACAACCGACGAAATTCACAAAGTAGTTCGAAGgtattattacaaaaaaaaaataaatcagaTATTGAACTAAATAATAaccagaaaaaaaataataattacagaaaatataaaactgACGGAAATATTAATACTCATTCGAATagtatcaaaaaatatatgaccACTAatgattatttaaaaaatattgatctttatgttaataaaaaaatgaatacaACAGACTTGAATAaaccaaaaaataaatcaccCAAAAGAAGAAATACAGAAAATTATGggaaaaagaaaatcagctttaatgaaaataatatattaaaaaactCTAAAACTTTTGGagaagataaaaaaaatatttttaaagatGAGTATTTTGGAGATCATCAATTTTGGTCTtttgagaaaaaaaatgaggaCAATTTTCATAGTAATAGTATCATTGGTAACAGTAATATaggtaataataaatttgtaatCAAAACTGAAAATAAGAATGGCAGTAACATTGATGCAAAGAATaagaaaaagataaattGTCTTCCGATGAACAAGAAAAAGTAATAACACTTGATGAAAAGGAATATCGATTTGCTTtctatgttttttataatttcctTATATTGCctttacattattttaacattttattaatattaatcaAAAAAGATAAAGCTCACCTTTATAATCATGGAAGATGCAAAGTGTCGAATATGAACAGTGACCACATATGtgtatatgttttttttttattattttttcggtcttttttagtttttaccaatatgaaaaactttcattattataataaatatattattacgcttatttttgtaatgatataattggtcttgcattttttttatttctattttatttttctgcgttttttattattcccATGGAAATATGACGCGTATACGAACCATAATGATAGTAAATATTTGTCTAACAAAATATCGATAgttctttctttttttcgtaaatgcattttattatcaacataacaaatttatatttgtatcgTTTCCCTTTTACTAATACagatgcatatatatatgcacatatttCTGTATAAGGTATTTTCCTATCAAATGATGGCAATATATTTAGTcaaaatgtttatttaaaaaaatataacaaattttaaataaatgaaaataataatataataaaatgtttcaaaaaaatcatGAATAATGCATTTTCACCATTTTTCGTATGGTAATAACAAAAACAGGTAATgtctttttgttttcttttcaAACCCCTTTCTACAAAGAACTATGCATTTTACTCCATTCATCATAATCAAAgacatttttataagatGTATTAACTTGTGACATGGcttttataaaatcatCATATTCAATTGCTCTAAATATGGAAGTATTAggaatattttgtattccATTATATTGTTCTACTGCATCATCATATACATACTCATAACATTTAGAACacaaatgatatatatcaCTACCATTCCAATTATCTAATTTTTGTGATATATTATCTAATTCTTCTTCAGTCATTTGAAATCCTGAGTGTGTATGTTTAGATATAATATAGCGTATTTGATCTTTTCTTGCTTGTAAATCTGGTAATGGTATATAAACTCTTTTATTAAATCTTCTTAAAGCTGCATCATCTATCATATCCGGCCTATTAGTAGCTCcgataataacaataatggcatctttttttgtatttatcCCATCAATCATTTGTAATAATTGATTTTTAATTCGTATAGTTGTATCATCttcatctttttttctCATACCTAGTATAGAATCTATTtcatcaaaaaataaaatagaagGGTTATCAACTTCTGCGCATTTAAATAAACTCGTGACGATTTTCTCCGTTTCTCCAATATATTTACTGAATAGTGATGATGCGTTTACATTATAAAATGAGCATCGGCAATAAGATGCTACCCATTTAGCTATCATTGTTTTACCAGTTCCTGGGGGtccaaataataatattcctTTTGCTGCTCTATTTAAACCAGTAAATAAATCTGGTCTTAATATAAcattaacaattttatcttttattattttttttatatcatataaaCCTATAATATCTGAttccattattttttcattagcATCCATTTTCATACTTAATGCATatcttattatatttgcatCTAGTCCTTGATCAGTTAGATGCTTGTATTTCTCAGGTATTTCATCGTATTCGTCTTTCGAATTTTCTGAATTCTTTTTAtagctttttttttttaggtCCTTTTTATCCCTCATATTGTTACTATCATTTCTCGACAAATGTCTATTTCTCTTTTTTGAAttgatataattaaaagCTTCAATTGCTTCTTCATTGTCCTcatcttttctttttactAATACATCAAAAGCGTTAGAAAATtctgatttttttttctttattgaATAATTTGGAATGCTATATGTTGATTCATCcgaaatatattgttttgatctatctttttttatagaattGCTATTAACTTTTTCAATAGGATTAGATTGcatattatgttttttctttcGTAACTTCAACCTTTTCGgagtatatatttcatcatCACTTTCTTCAGATATTACCTTTTCAGCATATTTGTATTGAATAGCCATACTATTACATTTGTTAATTTGCTTCCCtacattttctttatttatgcTACCAGCTCTTGAATACTGACAAGTGCAATTACTATTAGAATTTATGTTGTATTCCGTTTTTACAGTATTTTCCTctaaattttgataattataAAGTTTAACAAATAATGGATCGAAATTCATAAaatcttttatattcacACAACAAATTCCactaataaaattataattttctttgatctttttttcattaatatattctgtttcattttttgctAAATTTCCTACAATTTCATTATAAacatcattttcttcatcgTTATCAAAAATGTTAATGCGTGTATTTATTAGTGGAAATTTACTCggatttatttcatttttattatcactCCTTTCATATTCGTTCCATATTTcgtttattaaaatattttggaAGCATTCCTTTTCTTTgttatgtattttattatatattaattccATTTCGCTGTTATTTATTCCACTAGCTTTCCCTATTTcgttcatattattttttgaagaTTTTTCCAAACTTGAAAGTTATACTTCTTATATCGAATAAAATCATATTACAACTACCCAATTTATGTTTGGATAAGTTAGGAAGTAAATCCGCATcatatgtgtatatttgcgttttcatttatttacttatttattatttttgtgtttttcctatgtttttttttgacattgggaaaaaatgtagctagctatatatttttttttacatgtttttttatacacaaaaaaaaacagctttttgaaaatatatatattaattcgATCAATTTtaccaaaaaaataaagtgcTTCAAACGAAGCCAGAAAATCCTATTAAgataattcatatatatattgcggggaatatttttttttacgtCAATTTACAGGCAATACAGTTGTATGCCATTTGTGTGCTTGCGGGATATTTTCATGTGTAAAATAACCCTtctaatattaaataaaaaatatatatttattattgatataaatacaaagttatcaataataatgcgaaataaatagataaatatttaaaaaaatgtaatattttGAGTTAGGTGTGgttaaaatgtataaatattgaaaatgcaataaacaaaatatctGGAGAGTTAAAAATGTACAAATTGAAAGCATGTATAGATacattaataaaacatCATGATAtctaataattaaaaaaaataaaaaatttaattctaataaaatatattcagcataaaatgtatacatatttctttatatgtATAGCTTTCAGCTAAAATAAGGgcgaatatatatattattataaaattgcaAAACACAGAGTAAAAAAAGCGATGccaaaatatagaaaaaatacatatatattaattaattgtTGCCCTTAATtgcacaaaaaaaaacaaaaaaaaattatatcaaaaaacAACGGAATCATAAAATgatacaaattatatagCTATTGTAACCAAATACTTATAAaactaataaatatacatatatgtgtCAGATTCCTCAttaataaaagtatatactttgtttactattatatattcgTCTGCATATTCTTCAATACCGATTTCATCATCATTTAACTGGCTAACAAcgttattatttatgtagCCGTTATGGTATTTTGAGCTTAGAATCGATGTATTTAAAGCGTCATTACCATTATATAAGTATTCCATGTTTTTACTTGTTTCTAAAGTACTAAAAAATCTTCGTCgtggaaatatattattatgataatatttattaaaaataaaaaatggcTTTTGTAAACTATCAAGTGATCTATTCttcataaaaatgaatgaGGTATTGTTTGGATTTGTTAAACGCTCATTTTTggtgttatttttataactatttattaaatgaagtaatggttttttttttatattcctCTTTAACTCATTTCCCTCTTctct is a window of Plasmodium berghei ANKA genome assembly, chromosome: 10 DNA encoding:
- a CDS encoding AAA family ATPase, putative, which gives rise to MNEIGKASGINNSEMELIYNKIHNKEKECFQNILINEIWNEYERSDNKNEINPSKFPLINTRINIFDNDEENDVYNEIVGNLAKNETEYINEKKIKENYNFISGICCVNIKDFMNFDPLFVKLYNYQNLEENTVKTEYNINSNSNCTCQYSRAGSINKENVGKQINKCNSMAIQYKYAEKVISEESDDEIYTPKRLKLRKKKHNMQSNPIEKVNSNSIKKDRSKQYISDESTYSIPNYSIKKKKSEFSNAFDVLVKRKDEDNEEAIEAFNYINSKKRNRHLSRNDSNNMRDKKDLKKKSYKKNSENSKDEYDEIPEKYKHLTDQGLDANIIRYALSMKMDANEKIMESDIIGLYDIKKIIKDKIVNVILRPDLFTGLNRAAKGILLFGPPGTGKTMIAKWVASYCRCSFYNVNASSLFSKYIGETEKIVTSLFKCAEVDNPSILFFDEIDSILGMRKKDEDDTTIRIKNQLLQMIDGINTKKDAIIVIIGATNRPDMIDDAALRRFNKRVYIPLPDLQARKDQIRYIISKHTHSGFQMTEEELDNISQKLDNWNGSDIYHLCSKCYEYVYDDAVEQYNGIQNIPNTSIFRAIEYDDFIKAMSQVNTSYKNVFDYDEWSKMHSSL